One genomic window of Parafrankia discariae includes the following:
- the proS gene encoding proline--tRNA ligase: MAVLTPRSTDFPRWYQDVLDKAELADNGPVRGTMVIRPYGYALWERMQADVDARIKAAGAVNAYFPLFIPESYLRREAEHVEGFSPELAVVTHGGGKELAEPVVVRPTSETVIGEYMAKWTQSYRDLPLLLNQWANVVRWELRPRLFLRTSEFLWQEGHTAHADAADAAAYARRIALEVYREFMTSVLALPVFVGAKTRKERFAGAVNTMTCEGMMGDGKALQMATSHELGQNFARAFDIDFLGPDGGRHLAWTTSWGSSTRMIGGLIMAHGDDNGLRVPPVLAPTQVIVLPVRDDDAVVTKAREITDALTALGVRARLDARPGLSFGRRVTDAELKGIPVRVEVGPRDLAAGNVTLARRDTGEKFPVPLGEAAGRVPTLLDEVQASLYAQALALRDARTSDVTSLAEAVEAAAAGFARLPWRLVGEDGEARLAEDSLTVRCLQTPDGALPAADTADEDLVCLVARSY; encoded by the coding sequence GTGGCTGTTCTCACCCCCCGCTCCACCGACTTTCCGCGCTGGTACCAGGACGTGCTCGACAAGGCCGAGCTCGCCGACAACGGACCCGTGCGCGGCACGATGGTCATCCGGCCGTACGGCTACGCGCTGTGGGAACGGATGCAGGCCGACGTCGACGCACGGATCAAGGCCGCGGGCGCGGTGAACGCCTACTTCCCGTTGTTCATCCCGGAGAGCTACCTGCGCCGGGAGGCCGAGCACGTCGAGGGGTTCAGCCCCGAGCTGGCCGTCGTCACCCACGGTGGCGGCAAGGAGCTGGCCGAACCGGTGGTGGTCCGTCCCACCAGCGAGACGGTGATCGGCGAGTACATGGCCAAGTGGACGCAGAGCTACCGCGATCTGCCGCTGCTGCTGAACCAGTGGGCGAACGTCGTCCGCTGGGAACTGCGCCCGCGGCTGTTCCTGCGTACCAGCGAGTTCCTGTGGCAGGAGGGGCACACCGCCCACGCGGACGCCGCCGACGCCGCCGCCTATGCCCGCCGCATCGCGCTCGAGGTGTACCGGGAGTTCATGACCTCGGTGCTGGCGCTGCCGGTGTTCGTCGGCGCGAAGACCCGCAAGGAACGCTTCGCCGGCGCGGTCAACACGATGACCTGCGAAGGCATGATGGGTGACGGCAAGGCGCTGCAGATGGCGACGAGCCACGAGCTCGGCCAGAACTTCGCCCGCGCCTTCGACATCGACTTCCTCGGCCCGGACGGCGGCCGGCACCTGGCGTGGACGACCTCCTGGGGCAGCTCCACCCGCATGATCGGTGGCCTGATCATGGCGCACGGCGACGACAACGGCCTGCGGGTGCCGCCCGTGCTCGCGCCCACCCAGGTGATCGTGCTCCCGGTCCGTGACGACGACGCCGTGGTCACGAAGGCCCGCGAGATCACCGACGCGCTCACCGCGCTCGGCGTCCGGGCCAGGCTGGACGCCCGCCCCGGCCTGTCCTTCGGCCGCCGGGTCACCGACGCCGAACTCAAGGGCATCCCGGTCCGGGTCGAGGTCGGGCCGCGCGACCTGGCCGCCGGCAACGTCACGCTGGCCCGTCGGGACACCGGCGAGAAGTTCCCGGTGCCCCTCGGCGAGGCCGCCGGCCGCGTCCCCACCCTGCTCGACGAGGTGCAGGCGAGCCTTTACGCGCAGGCCCTGGCGCTGCGCGACGCGCGCACCTCGGACGTCACCTCGCTGGCCGAGGCGGTCGAGGCCGCCGCGGCCGGCTTCGCCCGGCTGCCCTGGCGCCTGGTGGGTGAGGATGGCGAGGCACGGCTCGCCGAGGACTCGCTGACCGTCCGCTGCCTGCAGACCCCGGACGGCGCCCTGCCGGCCGCGGACACCGCGGACGAGGATCTCGTCTGCCTCGTGGCCCGCTCCTACTGA
- the pstS gene encoding phosphate ABC transporter substrate-binding protein PstS yields the protein MNLGKRQIVAGLAAAALLSLAACGSDDNSDTDTTTGAAPSTAAGGIDCAKGSITGSGSSAQKNAMDEWVSAYQDECDGATINYQGSGSSTGRQQFIDKQVTFAGSDSALKDAQKTAADARCTGGAAVDIPMVVGPIALIYNLDGVDKLNLSASNVAKIYSGAITKWNDPAIVADNDGVSLPDAPIQSIHRSDGSGTTDNFTKFLKGAAAADWTFEGGSDWTAPGGQGAKGSDGVTSTVKSTPNAIGYVELSYAENASLPTALIGNAADEFVEVSTDAASIGISSAKVAEGDDLKLTFDYTTATKGAYPIYLATYEIACTTGTPADQAPLLKSFLTYISSEAGQSAIADLGYAPLPDTIAAKVRGVVAKIA from the coding sequence GTGAACCTAGGCAAGCGTCAGATCGTCGCGGGCCTCGCCGCCGCGGCGCTGCTCTCTCTGGCCGCGTGCGGCTCGGACGACAACAGCGACACCGACACCACGACCGGTGCCGCGCCGTCGACCGCCGCCGGTGGGATCGACTGCGCCAAGGGGTCGATCACCGGCTCGGGCTCGTCCGCGCAGAAGAACGCGATGGACGAGTGGGTCTCGGCCTACCAGGACGAATGCGACGGCGCCACCATCAACTACCAGGGCTCCGGTTCGTCGACGGGACGCCAGCAGTTCATCGACAAGCAGGTCACCTTCGCGGGGTCCGACTCCGCGCTGAAGGATGCCCAGAAGACCGCGGCGGACGCCCGCTGCACCGGCGGCGCGGCCGTCGACATCCCGATGGTCGTCGGGCCCATCGCGCTCATCTACAACCTCGACGGTGTCGACAAGCTGAACCTGAGCGCGTCGAACGTCGCGAAGATCTACTCCGGCGCGATCACCAAGTGGAACGACCCGGCGATCGTCGCCGACAACGACGGCGTGAGCCTGCCGGACGCTCCCATCCAGTCGATCCACCGCTCGGACGGCTCGGGCACGACGGACAACTTCACCAAGTTCCTCAAGGGCGCCGCGGCGGCCGACTGGACCTTCGAGGGCGGCTCCGACTGGACCGCGCCGGGTGGCCAGGGCGCCAAGGGCAGTGACGGCGTGACCTCGACCGTCAAGTCCACCCCGAACGCGATCGGCTACGTCGAGCTCTCCTACGCGGAGAACGCCAGCCTGCCGACGGCGCTGATCGGCAACGCCGCCGACGAGTTCGTCGAGGTGAGCACCGACGCCGCCTCGATCGGCATCAGCTCCGCCAAGGTCGCCGAGGGTGACGACCTCAAGCTCACCTTCGACTACACCACGGCGACCAAGGGTGCCTACCCGATCTACCTGGCCACCTACGAGATCGCCTGCACCACCGGCACTCCCGCCGACCAGGCTCCGCTCCTCAAGAGCTTCCTGACCTACATCTCCTCCGAGGCCGGCCAGTCCGCGATCGCGGACCTCGGCTACGCCCCGCTGCCGGACACGATCGCCGCGAAGGTCCGCGGCGTCGTCGCCAAGATCGCCTGA
- the pstC gene encoding phosphate ABC transporter permease subunit PstC yields the protein MTTEPGSPADAGSRGTGSQPTPEAAEATPTSATPTSTATPANAAASTTAPDLGPPDITPPADAKPKVGLADVVFKNLTRTAGISLLVLIALIAIFLVLRATDALGANTGNFLTTEEWRANADPPVFGVAALLFGTLISAVGALLLAVPVAVGIALFITIYAPRRLASGLGFIVDLLAAVPSVIYGLWGLIVLAPHFNGTQSWLADYFGWIPLFDIGNGTVGRSMFLASVVLAIMILPIVAAISREVFSQVPIIHREAALALGATRWEMIRTAVIPYGKPGVISASMLGLGRAMGETIAVALVLPASFDISWKILTPAGNTIAANVANGFGEANDIGKGALIASGLVLFVVTMVVNMIARAVIARRREFSGRAA from the coding sequence ATGACGACTGAGCCGGGTAGCCCGGCAGACGCTGGGTCTCGGGGGACCGGTTCGCAGCCCACCCCGGAGGCGGCGGAGGCGACGCCGACGAGCGCGACGCCGACGAGTACCGCGACGCCGGCCAACGCGGCGGCGAGCACGACGGCGCCGGACCTCGGACCGCCGGACATCACACCGCCGGCGGACGCCAAACCGAAGGTCGGCCTGGCCGACGTCGTGTTCAAGAACCTGACCAGGACGGCGGGCATCAGCCTGCTCGTGCTCATCGCGCTGATCGCGATCTTCCTGGTGCTGCGGGCCACCGATGCCCTGGGCGCGAACACCGGGAACTTCCTCACCACGGAGGAGTGGCGAGCCAACGCCGACCCGCCGGTCTTCGGTGTCGCCGCCCTGCTGTTCGGAACTCTGATCTCCGCCGTGGGGGCGCTCCTCCTCGCGGTTCCGGTCGCGGTCGGCATCGCGCTTTTCATCACCATTTACGCGCCGCGCCGGCTGGCCTCCGGGCTCGGCTTCATCGTCGACCTGCTCGCGGCCGTGCCGAGCGTCATCTACGGCCTCTGGGGCCTGATCGTCCTCGCTCCGCACTTCAACGGGACGCAGTCCTGGCTGGCCGACTACTTCGGCTGGATCCCGCTTTTCGACATCGGCAACGGCACGGTCGGCCGTTCGATGTTCCTGGCCAGCGTGGTGCTGGCAATCATGATTCTCCCGATCGTGGCGGCGATCTCCCGGGAGGTCTTCTCCCAGGTTCCGATCATCCACCGCGAGGCCGCTCTGGCGCTCGGCGCCACCCGCTGGGAGATGATCCGGACGGCGGTCATTCCCTACGGCAAGCCGGGCGTGATCAGCGCCTCCATGCTGGGTCTCGGCCGGGCGATGGGCGAGACGATCGCGGTGGCCCTCGTGCTGCCGGCCTCCTTCGACATCTCCTGGAAGATTCTCACTCCCGCCGGAAACACGATCGCCGCGAACGTGGCGAACGGATTCGGTGAGGCAAACGACATCGGAAAGGGCGCGCTCATCGCGTCCGGTCTCGTTCTCTTCGTCGTCACGATGGTGGTCAACATGATTGCTCGAGCCGTCATCGCGCGGCGTCGCGAGTTCTCGGGGCGGGCGGCATGA
- the pstA gene encoding phosphate ABC transporter permease PstA: MSTATTTAPPAPVSGGSLNLRGQTLGRPVLGAIAVGAVVLTVLLYLVTSIHSRIQFVLIALILFGIGQTVASVMVEGSRRARDRLVTSAVFGSFLLALVPLLAIIVSVVSRGASRLDGNFLTHSMRGIRARDAAGGIYHAIIGTLEQVGLASIMAVPFGLLVAIYLVEYGTGRISRVISFFVDVLTGLPSIIAGLFVLGFWILALGQSFSGFAGALALTILMIPVVVRSAEEMLKLVPDELREASYALGVARWRTILKVVLPTALPGIVTGVMLAVARVAGETAPLLLTVFGSNSINFNPFSGEQSALPLYIYSQAGQPQQVAIDRAWAAALVLIIIIMLLNLLARLVARRATIK, encoded by the coding sequence ATGAGCACCGCGACGACGACGGCGCCGCCGGCTCCGGTCAGCGGCGGCTCGCTGAACCTGCGTGGGCAGACGCTCGGCCGGCCGGTGCTCGGCGCGATAGCGGTGGGCGCGGTCGTGCTGACCGTCCTGCTCTACCTGGTGACATCCATCCACAGCCGCATCCAGTTCGTCCTGATCGCGCTGATCCTGTTCGGGATCGGGCAGACGGTTGCGTCGGTCATGGTCGAGGGGTCGCGGCGGGCCCGGGACCGGCTCGTCACCTCGGCCGTGTTCGGCTCGTTCCTGCTCGCGCTGGTCCCGCTGCTCGCGATCATCGTGAGCGTCGTGTCGCGGGGCGCCAGCCGGCTGGACGGGAACTTCCTCACCCACTCGATGCGCGGCATCAGGGCCCGGGACGCCGCCGGCGGCATCTACCACGCGATCATCGGCACCCTTGAGCAGGTCGGACTGGCGAGCATCATGGCGGTGCCGTTCGGGCTGCTGGTCGCCATCTACCTGGTCGAGTACGGAACCGGCCGGATCAGCCGGGTGATCAGCTTCTTCGTGGACGTCCTGACCGGCCTCCCGTCGATCATCGCGGGTCTGTTCGTGCTGGGCTTCTGGATTCTCGCGCTGGGGCAGAGCTTCTCTGGCTTCGCCGGTGCCCTCGCCCTCACGATCCTCATGATTCCAGTGGTCGTGCGGTCCGCCGAGGAGATGCTGAAACTCGTTCCCGACGAGCTGCGCGAAGCGAGCTACGCGCTCGGTGTAGCCCGATGGCGGACGATTCTGAAGGTGGTGCTCCCGACCGCGCTACCAGGAATCGTCACCGGTGTCATGTTGGCCGTCGCCCGGGTGGCCGGCGAGACGGCGCCACTGCTGTTGACCGTCTTCGGTTCGAACTCGATCAACTTCAACCCGTTCTCCGGGGAGCAGTCGGCCCTGCCGCTGTATATCTATTCACAGGCCGGACAGCCGCAGCAGGTAGCGATCGACAGGGCCTGGGCCGCGGCGCTCGTCCTGATTATCATCATCATGCTGCTCAATCTGCTCGCTCGGCTCGTGGCACGCCGGGCGACGATCAAGTAG
- the pstB gene encoding phosphate ABC transporter ATP-binding protein PstB, which yields MATRIDISGLTAYYGKFKAVADVNLTIEPKTVTAFIGPSGCGKSTVLRTLNRMHEVLPGARVEGKVLLDGEDLYGPGVDPVNVRRNVGMVFQRPNPFPTMSIYENVIAGLKLNGVRKKALLDERVEESLRGANLWDEVKDRLNRPGAGLSGGQQQRLCIARAIAVEPQVLLMDEPCSALDPISTLAIEDLIQKLRSSYTIVIVTHNMQQASRVSETTAFFSLEKTGEPGRLVECDRTAQIFSNPKEKRTEDYVSGKFG from the coding sequence ATGGCCACCCGTATCGACATCTCGGGGCTGACCGCCTACTACGGGAAGTTCAAGGCCGTAGCCGACGTGAACCTGACGATCGAGCCCAAGACCGTGACGGCCTTCATCGGGCCGTCCGGCTGCGGGAAGTCGACCGTCCTGCGGACGCTCAACCGGATGCACGAGGTCCTCCCCGGTGCCCGGGTCGAGGGCAAGGTCCTGCTCGACGGGGAGGACCTGTACGGCCCCGGGGTCGACCCGGTGAACGTCCGCCGCAACGTCGGCATGGTCTTCCAGCGGCCCAACCCGTTCCCCACGATGTCGATCTACGAGAACGTCATCGCCGGGCTGAAGCTGAACGGCGTCCGCAAGAAGGCGCTGCTCGACGAGCGGGTCGAGGAGTCGCTGCGCGGCGCGAACCTGTGGGACGAGGTCAAGGACCGGCTCAACCGGCCCGGCGCCGGCCTGTCCGGCGGCCAGCAGCAGCGGCTGTGCATCGCCCGCGCGATCGCCGTCGAGCCGCAGGTGCTGCTCATGGACGAGCCGTGCTCCGCGCTCGACCCGATCTCCACCCTGGCGATCGAGGACCTGATCCAGAAGCTCCGGTCCAGCTACACGATCGTCATCGTCACGCACAACATGCAGCAGGCGTCCCGTGTGAGCGAGACGACCGCCTTCTTCTCGCTGGAGAAGACCGGCGAACCGGGACGGCTGGTGGAATGCGACCGCACCGCGCAGATCTTCAGCAACCCGAAGGAGAAGCGGACCGAGGACTACGTCTCCGGGAAGTTCGGCTGA
- a CDS encoding winged helix-turn-helix domain-containing protein translates to MWPTVSGGGDGAVAPAAPDRGQPAPSLLIADDEANDELLPALRGQGVEVSVVTDGARALVEIGRLDPSAVLISARLPVVDGVTVIRTVRSVAGRDTTPILFAVGPDDREQAAAALEAGASACVGKPYRLHEVLAMVGAVGGLAASVAGLDGPGPLGGPSGVGPRGGLVADRAGSPVGPEAAGGFGAGPGSVVGAGGAGGILATGLAGGVTGWPGSVGASTVAAAASSVLRSGPVVLDVDAHEVTVDGRAVHMPPREFRLLHLLLGHAGRVVTRETLLTEVWGSADTDPNTLAVHVRRLRRRLGDSISGVADSTAAQRPDFTAAPGVPPRPAVTSRGLIDVHPPLIESIRGIGYRFRAPAPRPT, encoded by the coding sequence GTGTGGCCGACGGTCAGCGGCGGGGGCGACGGTGCGGTCGCCCCCGCCGCGCCAGATCGCGGGCAGCCCGCGCCCTCGCTGCTCATCGCCGACGACGAGGCGAACGACGAACTGCTGCCGGCGCTGCGCGGCCAGGGTGTGGAGGTCAGCGTCGTCACCGACGGCGCCCGGGCTCTGGTCGAGATCGGTCGGCTCGACCCGTCCGCGGTACTGATCAGCGCGCGGCTGCCGGTGGTGGACGGCGTCACCGTGATCCGCACGGTCCGCTCCGTGGCGGGCCGGGACACGACGCCCATCCTGTTCGCGGTCGGCCCCGATGACCGGGAACAGGCCGCGGCGGCGCTCGAGGCCGGGGCGAGCGCCTGCGTGGGCAAGCCGTACCGCCTGCACGAGGTGCTCGCGATGGTCGGCGCCGTCGGCGGGCTGGCCGCCTCCGTGGCCGGCCTGGACGGCCCTGGTCCCCTGGGCGGTCCGAGTGGCGTGGGCCCTCGCGGCGGGCTGGTCGCGGACCGGGCCGGCTCGCCCGTGGGCCCGGAGGCGGCCGGTGGCTTCGGCGCCGGACCGGGGTCCGTCGTCGGTGCGGGTGGCGCCGGCGGGATCCTCGCCACCGGGCTGGCCGGCGGGGTGACGGGCTGGCCCGGGTCGGTCGGGGCGTCGACGGTCGCCGCCGCGGCGTCCAGCGTGCTGCGCTCCGGGCCGGTCGTCCTCGACGTCGACGCGCACGAGGTCACCGTGGACGGCCGCGCCGTGCACATGCCGCCGCGGGAGTTCCGGCTGCTGCACCTGCTGCTCGGGCACGCCGGGCGGGTCGTCACCAGGGAGACCCTGCTCACCGAGGTCTGGGGCTCGGCCGACACCGACCCGAACACGCTGGCGGTGCACGTGCGCCGTCTGCGCCGCCGTCTCGGGGACTCCATCTCCGGTGTGGCCGACAGCACCGCCGCGCAGCGCCCCGACTTCACCGCCGCGCCGGGTGTCCCACCGCGCCCGGCGGTCACTTCCCGTGGACTTATCGACGTTCATCCGCCGCTCATCGAGAGCATCCGCGGGATCGGATATCGCTTTCGGGCCCCCGCTCCGCGCCCGACCTGA
- a CDS encoding HhH-GPD family protein yields MTSVRMADEVLDWFAVCARDLPWRRPETTPWGVLVSEIMLQQTPVNRVLPVWAQWLSRWPTPADLAAEPSGEAVRAWGRLGYPRRALRLHQAATAMLERHGGAVPAGLDDLLALPGVGSYTARAVAAFAFRQRHAVIDVNVRRLVARAVEGVAEGPTAVSRRDLALVADLLPADPETAARTSAAFMELGALVCVARAPRCAACPVRDRCAWLAAGSPPSEGPARRPQGYAGTDRQVRGRLLAVLREATGPVEQADLDAVWDEPVQRDRALAGLLTDGLVSRTAPGVYALPR; encoded by the coding sequence ATGACATCCGTGCGAATGGCTGACGAGGTGCTGGACTGGTTCGCGGTCTGTGCCCGCGACCTGCCCTGGCGGCGGCCGGAGACGACCCCGTGGGGCGTCCTCGTCAGCGAGATCATGCTGCAGCAGACTCCGGTCAACCGGGTCCTGCCGGTCTGGGCGCAGTGGCTGAGCCGCTGGCCGACGCCGGCCGACCTCGCCGCCGAGCCGTCCGGTGAGGCCGTGCGGGCCTGGGGGCGCCTCGGCTACCCCCGCCGAGCCCTGCGGCTGCACCAGGCCGCCACCGCCATGCTGGAACGGCACGGCGGCGCCGTGCCGGCCGGGCTCGACGACCTGCTGGCGCTGCCCGGTGTCGGGAGCTACACGGCCCGGGCGGTGGCGGCGTTCGCCTTCCGGCAGCGCCACGCCGTGATCGACGTGAACGTCCGCCGGCTGGTCGCCCGGGCGGTGGAGGGGGTCGCCGAGGGGCCGACGGCCGTCTCCCGGCGCGATCTGGCGCTGGTCGCCGACCTGTTGCCGGCGGACCCGGAGACCGCGGCGCGGACGAGCGCGGCGTTCATGGAGTTGGGCGCGCTGGTCTGCGTGGCCCGGGCGCCCCGCTGCGCGGCGTGCCCCGTCCGGGACCGGTGCGCGTGGCTGGCGGCCGGCAGCCCGCCGTCCGAGGGCCCGGCCCGCCGCCCGCAGGGCTACGCCGGGACCGACCGCCAGGTGCGCGGCCGGCTGCTGGCCGTGCTCCGGGAGGCGACCGGGCCGGTCGAGCAGGCCGACCTCGACGCGGTGTGGGACGAGCCGGTCCAGCGTGACCGGGCGCTCGCCGGGCTCCTCACCGACGGCCTGGTCAGCCGGACGGCGCCGGGCGTGTACGCCCTCCCGCGCTGA
- the disA gene encoding DNA integrity scanning diadenylate cyclase DisA has product MAGPPGDDIFRATLAAVAPGTPFRDGLERILRGHTGALIVLGHDKVVEGLCTGGFELDVEFSATRLRELAKMDGAIVLSSDLARIVRAAVHLVPDPTVPTEESGTRHRTAERVAKQTGFPVISVSQSMHIIALYVAGRRYVLDGAAAILSRANQALATLERYKMRLDEVAGTLSALEIEDLVTVRDAISVSQRLEMVRRIADEIESYVVELGTDGRLLSLQLEELMAGVETERELTVRDYLPAGSRAGNAAQVLAELSAMSPTDLLDLTVIARVIGFSGGADILDRQISPRGYRMLAKVPRLPRMVVDRLVDHFSTLQKLLAAGVDDLQAVDGVGETRARAVREGLSRLAESSILERYV; this is encoded by the coding sequence ATGGCAGGACCACCCGGGGATGACATCTTCCGGGCGACACTCGCCGCGGTCGCGCCCGGTACCCCGTTCCGAGACGGTCTCGAACGCATCCTGCGTGGGCACACCGGTGCGCTCATAGTGCTCGGCCATGACAAGGTCGTCGAGGGCCTGTGCACCGGCGGCTTCGAGCTCGACGTGGAGTTCTCCGCCACCCGCCTGCGCGAGCTGGCGAAGATGGACGGCGCGATCGTGCTCTCCTCCGACCTCGCGCGGATCGTGCGGGCCGCCGTGCACCTCGTCCCGGATCCGACGGTCCCCACCGAGGAGTCCGGCACCCGGCACCGCACCGCGGAGCGGGTCGCGAAGCAGACCGGCTTCCCCGTCATCTCGGTCAGCCAGTCGATGCACATCATCGCCCTTTACGTGGCGGGGCGGCGGTACGTGCTCGACGGCGCCGCGGCCATCCTCTCCCGCGCCAACCAGGCGCTCGCCACGCTCGAACGCTACAAGATGCGCCTCGACGAGGTCGCCGGCACCCTCTCGGCGCTGGAGATCGAGGATCTGGTCACCGTCCGGGACGCCATCTCGGTGAGCCAGCGGCTGGAGATGGTCCGGCGGATCGCCGACGAGATCGAGAGCTACGTCGTCGAGCTCGGAACCGACGGGCGGCTGCTGTCGCTGCAGCTCGAGGAGCTGATGGCCGGCGTCGAGACCGAGCGCGAGCTCACCGTGCGCGACTACCTGCCGGCCGGCTCGCGGGCGGGCAACGCCGCCCAGGTGCTCGCCGAGCTGTCCGCGATGTCGCCGACGGACCTGCTTGACCTGACCGTCATCGCCCGGGTGATCGGCTTCTCCGGCGGGGCGGACATCCTCGACCGCCAGATCAGCCCGCGCGGCTACCGGATGCTGGCCAAGGTCCCGCGCCTGCCACGGATGGTGGTGGACCGCCTGGTCGACCACTTCAGCACCCTGCAGAAGCTGCTCGCGGCCGGGGTCGACGACCTGCAGGCGGTGGACGGCGTCGGCGAGACCCGCGCCCGAGCGGTCCGCGAGGGGCTCTCCCGGCTCGCCGAGTCGAGCATCCTCGAACGCTACGTCTGA
- the radA gene encoding DNA repair protein RadA, with the protein MSSIGPAARSGTGAGRASSRAGSGSRNPAGGFRCSACEAEAVRWAGRCPRCQAWGTLEAQAPAPRRAGGFSGGLGGSGRIGAAAPVTAPATPVTAVDVTTARSRPTGIGELDRVLGGGIVPGAVILLAGEPGVGKSTLLLEVAARSAATGSRSLVITGEESAAQVRLRAGRTGALHPDLWLAAETDLGAVLTHVEQVQPALLVVDSVQTISSAGFDGSAGGVTQVREVAGALIRTAKALGLATVLVGHVTKEGAVAGPRLLEHLVDVVLHFEGERHSTLRLVRAGKNRYGPADEVGCFEMHDSGIREVADPSGLFLSRSGGAGPAAVPGTCVTVTVEGRRPLVAEVQALVAEASAQVPRRAVSGLDAARVAMILAVVERRARVRFGRADVYTATVGGVRLAEPAADLAVALATVSAARDQPLPGDLVAIGEVGLAGEVRSVSAVRARLAAAARLGFRRALVPTGSGEAPEGLTVQEVPDLIAAIAHMYDE; encoded by the coding sequence ATGTCGTCTATAGGTCCCGCGGCGCGGTCCGGCACGGGCGCAGGGCGGGCCTCCTCGCGGGCGGGCTCGGGTTCCCGCAACCCCGCCGGTGGTTTCCGGTGCTCGGCCTGCGAGGCCGAGGCCGTCCGCTGGGCCGGCCGGTGTCCGCGCTGCCAGGCCTGGGGCACGCTGGAGGCGCAGGCGCCCGCCCCGCGCCGGGCCGGCGGGTTCTCCGGTGGCCTGGGTGGCAGCGGTCGCATCGGTGCCGCGGCCCCGGTCACCGCGCCGGCCACCCCGGTCACGGCGGTCGACGTGACCACCGCGCGCTCGCGTCCCACCGGCATCGGCGAGCTCGACCGCGTGCTCGGCGGCGGGATCGTCCCCGGGGCGGTGATCCTGCTCGCCGGGGAGCCGGGTGTCGGCAAGTCGACCCTGCTGCTGGAGGTCGCCGCCCGCAGCGCGGCCACCGGGTCGCGCTCACTGGTCATCACCGGGGAGGAGTCCGCCGCCCAGGTCCGCCTGCGGGCGGGGCGGACGGGCGCGCTGCATCCCGATCTCTGGCTGGCGGCCGAGACCGACCTGGGCGCGGTGCTCACCCACGTCGAGCAGGTCCAGCCGGCCCTGCTGGTCGTCGACTCGGTGCAGACCATCTCCTCCGCCGGCTTCGACGGGTCGGCCGGCGGGGTGACACAGGTGCGCGAGGTGGCCGGCGCCCTGATCCGCACCGCCAAGGCGCTCGGCCTGGCGACCGTGCTGGTCGGCCATGTGACGAAGGAGGGCGCCGTGGCCGGGCCGCGGCTGCTCGAACACCTGGTGGACGTCGTCCTGCACTTCGAGGGCGAACGGCACTCGACGCTGCGCCTCGTCCGGGCCGGCAAGAACCGTTACGGCCCGGCGGACGAGGTGGGCTGCTTCGAGATGCACGACTCGGGCATCCGCGAGGTCGCCGATCCCAGCGGGCTGTTCCTGTCCCGGTCCGGCGGCGCCGGACCGGCGGCCGTGCCGGGCACCTGCGTCACGGTGACCGTGGAGGGCCGGCGTCCGCTGGTCGCCGAGGTGCAGGCGCTGGTGGCGGAGGCGTCGGCGCAGGTGCCGCGCCGCGCGGTCTCCGGGCTCGACGCCGCCCGGGTGGCGATGATCCTCGCCGTGGTCGAGCGGCGGGCGCGGGTCCGGTTCGGCCGGGCGGACGTCTACACGGCGACCGTCGGCGGGGTCCGGCTCGCCGAGCCGGCGGCGGACCTGGCGGTCGCGCTGGCCACCGTGAGCGCCGCCCGGGACCAGCCGCTGCCGGGTGATTTGGTGGCGATCGGTGAGGTGGGCCTGGCGGGTGAGGTGCGTTCGGTCAGCGCGGTGCGGGCGCGGCTCGCCGCGGCGGCCCGGCTGGGCTTCCGCCGGGCGCTCGTGCCGACCGGCTCCGGCGAGGCACCGGAAGGGTTGACCGTCCAGGAAGTGCCGGACCTTATCGCGGCCATTGCGCACATGTACGACGAATGA